Genomic segment of Tomitella fengzijianii:
GATGGCCGCGAACCCGGCGGCCCGGCTCATGACCCTGGACATGCGCGGCGGCGCCCGCGGCCGGGCGGCCGTCGCCGTCGGCGACCCGGACACCGCCGAGCACCTCGCCGTCACCACGCCCGGCGTCAACACGACCGTCGAGGGTTCACTCGCGACGATGGTCGACGAGGCCGAAGTGCTACGCGCCGCCGCGGCGGCGCAGATCGCCGACGGCGCCGCGCCGAACCCGGGCGGGGCGGCCGACGACATCGCAGCGATCGCCTGGATCGGGTACGACGCGCCGCAGCTCCCGGGCGACGATCCCGCCGAGCTGGCATCCGGCCTGATGGACACGGTCACGCCGGGCACCGCGCGCGACGGCGCCGCCCGTCTGGCCCCGTTCTTGGACGGGCTCCAGGCGGCGTCGCAGCACCCCGATCCGCACATCACCGCGCTCGGCCACTCGTACGGTTCGATCACGACCAGCCTGGCCCTGCAGAACCCCGCTATCGGCGGGGCCGTGGACGACGTCGTCTTCTACGGTTCCCCGGGTGTGATGGCGGATGATCCCGGCGATCTGGGGCTCGCCCCGCATCACGCGTACGTGCTGGAGGCGGACGATGACGAGATCGCGGACATCGGCGCACTGGAGTCGCCGTCCGCTCCTGCACTGACCCGGGTGCTGGACCAGTTCGGCCCTGATCCCGGCGCGCTCTCGTCGTTCGTGCAGCTGTCCGCGGACGAGGCGACGGCCCCCGACGGCAGACATCTCGACGGCGCGTCGGAGCACGGCGACTACACCCGTCCCGGCCCGGACGGCGGGCTGCGCACATCCACCTACAACATGGCGGCCGTGGTCTCCGGGCGCACCGGGAACCTCATCCGCAGATAGGAAGATCGGAAAGGCCCTCCCCCGGGCGAACGTGGTCGATGCCCGACCCGGCCGGCATGCGACGGGTCGGGCGCCGATCGGGTCAGCGCTCGCCGGGGTCGCGCACCACGACGAGGGGGCAGGGCGCGGAGTGCAGCAGGGCGCGCGAGGTGGAGCCGACCATCATGCCGGTGAAACCTCCGCGCCCCCGGTGGCCCACCACCAGCAGCTGTGCGTCGTCGGCGTGGCCGAGCAGGTGCCGCACCGGACGGTCATGCACCACCTCACGGCGGATCGTCACTCCGGGGAATCGTTCCTGCCATCCCGCGAGCGACTCTGCCAGGACCGCGTCCTCACGCTCCTGGATCGATTCCCACTGCAGATGCGGCTCGTCCAGGCCGGTCAGCGGAACGTCGCTCCACGCGTGCACCACCTCCAGGTCGGCGCCGCGCGCCTGCGCCTCCGCCAGCCCGAACTCGAGGGCGGCCGTGCAGTGCGGCGACCCGTCGACCCCGACCACGATGGGCCCGGCGCCCAGCGACTCCTCGGCTCCGGTCCATCCGCGGACGACGGCGACAGGGCGTGCGCCGTAGGCGATCAGAGCCGATGTCACCGAGCCGGCGGCGCGCTCCGGCGACTCGCCCAGCCCGCGATCGCCCAGCACCACCAGGTCGGCATCACCGGCCAGGTCGAGGATCGCGGGGGTCGGCGGCCCCTCCCGCAGGCGCGTCGTCACCCGGTGATCCGGTCCCAGGACCCCCCGCGCCACCTCCTGCGCCCGGTCGAGTGCGCGCTCGCACCGCTTGCGCAGCGCATCGAGGAAATCCGTACGCGCACTTCCGGCCTCACCGGATGGCACCGGCAGCTGGACCGCGCAGCCGATCGTCAGCGGACGGGCGTGACAGCGTGCGTGCAGGGCCGCCCACCGCGCCGCCCCGAGCGCCGCCGTGGAGCCGTCGACCGCGGCGAACACTCCGACCGACGATCCCTCGTCTCCCGCGCGTTGCTGCGTCATTTCGCCCTCCCCGTCGTGGTGCGAGTGCGTTCGAGGTGCGGACACCGGCCTCAGACTAGACCGGGCGCATGGTGAAGGCGCGAGGAACCGGGACGACGACCTGCTGCGGGCTATCGCGCCCCGCGCCGCGGAATCGGGGTCGTATCCCGCGCCGCGATGTGCGCCGGACGCGGCGCTTCCGCCTCGAACGGGTCGACGGGCGCGTTGTCGACGCTGTTGAAGACCAGGAAGATGTTCGAACGCGGATAGGGAGTGATGTTGTTGCCGGAGCCGTGCATGATGTTCGAGTCGAACCACAGGCCCGCTCCGGCGGCGCCGGTGAACTGGTCGATCCCGTACTCGGCGGCGAGCTCGGTGACGTCGTCGTGGCCGGGCACCCCGACGTTCTGCATGACCAGGGAACGGCGGTGATTGTCCGACGGGGTCTCGCCCTGCCCCGGAACGAAGTGCCGGTGCGAGCCCGGCATCACCATCAGGCCGCCGTTGAACGGGTAGTTGTCGGTCAGCGCGATGGACAGGCTGACCGCCCGCGGCGTGGGCAGCCCGTCCTCCGCGTGCCACGTCTCGAAGTCCGAATGCCAGTAGAACCCGTTTCCTTCGAACCCCGGCATGTAGTTGATGCGGCTCTGATGGATGTACACGTCCGACCCCAGGATCTGGCGGGCCGCGCCCAGTACGCGCGGGTCCCTCGCGAGCCCGGAGATCATCCCGGAGATGCGGTGCACCTCGAAGATCGACCGGATCGCCCCCGACCCGGGTTCCCGGACCACCCGATGGTCCTCCACGAGTGCCGGGTCCCCGGTCAGCCGCTCGAGCTCCGACCAGTACTGCTGCACCTCCGCCGGTGAAAGGAGCCCGGGCACGACGGTGTACCCCTTCTCCTCGTGGCCGCGCAGCTCGCCCGCGCTCAGCGGCCCGTCCGCGGCGCCGTCCCGGCCCTCCGACCACACCACCGAGTGCGGCCGATCGATCCAGCGCACCCGGCCTCCCGGCTCCACGCACGCCGACGACCGGGTGGGATACCGGTCGGCGATGCGGGAACGCGGGACGCGACCGGTCGGTGCCGCCGGCGTCGCGCGGTACGGGTGCTGTTGGGAATCGGTACGCATTGTCTGACGGAACCTCCGCTCTTCAGTGCTGCTCCCCGGGACGGTCACCACCGCACGAGCGGCGCCGCCGACTCGGGCCGTACCCCACCTATATCGCTTCACCGCCACGCGTGCACGTCCGGGTCGGCTCCGCCGTGGACCGCCCGCACGCATGGCCGCCTATGCAACAAGTTGCACTGCAACCACGTGCATAGGTACGGTTCCTGCGTGGCACTGGAGCACGCGATCCTCGTCGCCCTGTCGGAACGCGCCGGCAGCGGCTACGAGCTCGCGCGCCGGTTCGACAAGTCCATCGGCTTCTTCTACGGCGCCAGCCACCAGCAGATCTACCGGACGCTCAAGCGCATGGCCGCCGACGACTGGGTGACCTGCGAGGCCGTTCCGCAGAGCGGGCGGCCGGACAAGAAGGTCTACGCGGTGGGCGGCCCCGGCGCCGCCGAGCTGCGCGACTGGCTGACGCGGCCGTCGGATCTGTCCACCATCCGCGATGAGCTCAGCGTCAAGATCCGCGCCGCCTCGCACGGGGACGCGTCGGCGGTGCTCGCCGAAGTGCGCCGGCACCGCACCGAACACCGCGCCCGGCTGGAGGCATACCGCCGGATGCTCGCCAAGGACTTCCCCGACCCGCACGCCCTCGCGCCGCTGCAACTCCACCAGTTCCTGGTCCTGCGCGGCGGTATCCGCATCGAGGAATCGCTGGTCGAGTGGTGCGACGAGGTCTCCTCCGCACTGGACGGCACCGTACTGGACGGCGCCGAGACCGTCCGCCCCTGACCCCGCCGGCCCCGCCCGGCCCGACGAAAGGCCCGCTTTGACCGCATACCCCGCCCTGTTCAGTCCGCTGGACCTCGGATTCACAACGCTGCGCAATCGGGTCGTCATGGGTTCGATGCACACGGGCCTCGAGGACCGCGCCAAGCACATCGGCAGGCTCGCCGAGTTCTACGCCGAGCGCGCCCGCGGCGGGGCCGGCCTCATCGTCACCGGCGGGTACGCGCCCAACCACGAAGGCTGGCTGATCCCGTTCGGCGCGATGATGACCAGCCACCAGCACGCGCGGCGCCACCGGAAGATCACCGACGCCGTGCACGCCGAGGGCGGGAAGATCGCGCTGCAGCTCCTGCACGCCGGCCGCTACTCGTATTGGCCGCTGTCGGTGTCCGCGTCGGCCGTCAAGTCCCCCATCAATCCGTTCAGGCCCCGCGCGCTGAGCGGACGCGGCATCGAGAAGGTGATCCGCGACTTCGCCCGGTCGGCGCGCCTGGCCCGCAGTGCCGGGTACGACGGCGTCGAGATCATGGGCGGCGAGGGCTATTTCATCAACCAGTTCCTGGCGGAGCGCGTCAACAAGCGCAGCGACCGGTGGGGCGGATCCGCAGAGAACCGCCGGCGCATCGCGGTGGCCATCGCACGTGCGGTGCGCGAGGCCGTGGGCGCGGACTTCATCGTGATGTTCCGCCTCTCCATGGCGGACCTCGTCTCCGGCGGCCAGACGTGGGCCGAGATCACGGCGCTGGCCCGCGAGCTGGAATCGGCCGGGGTCACCATCATCAACACCGACATCGGCTGGCACGAGGCGCGGGTGCCCACCATCGTCACGTCGGTGCCGCGCGCGGCCTTCGTCGACTTCACCGAGCGGCTCGCCAAAGAGGTGGGCATCCCGGTGTGCGCGTCCAACCGGATCAACATGCCGGAGACCGCGGAGGAGATCCTCACGTCCAGCGCGGTCGAACTCGTATCGCTGGCCCGCCCGATGCTGGCCGACCCCGAGTGGGCGCGCAAGGCCTCCGCGGGGCGCGCCGACGAGATCAACACGTGCATCGCCTGCAACCAGGCCTGCCTGGACCACACCTTCGAGAACAAGACCGCATCGTGCCTGGTAAATCCACGCGCCTGCCACGAGACCATCCTGACGCTGGGGCCGACCCGCTCCACGAAGTCCGTGGCCGTGGTGGGCGCCGGACCGGCCGGGCTGGCCGCGGCCACCACCCTCGCGGAGCGCGGGCACGCGGTGACGCTGTTCGAGGCGTCCGACCGGATCGGCGGACAGTTCGAGATCGCGCGGCGCATCCCCGGCAAGGAGGAGTTCGCCGAGACCATCCGCTTCTTCACGCGCCGCATCGCGATCACCGGCGTGGAACTGCGCCTGGGCACGCGCGCAGGCATCGACGACCTGGCCGGGTTCGACGAGGTCGTCGTCGCCACCGGGGTCGCCCCGCGCATCCCGCGCATCGAGGGCATCGACCATCCCAAGGCCGTCACCTACTCCGAGCTTGTCCTGGGCGGGCGCACCGCGGGCGGCTCGGTGGCGGTGATCGGCGCCGGCGGCATCGGCGTCGACGTCAGCGAGTTCCTCACCCACGACGCCTCCCCGACCCTGGACCTCGACGAGTGGATGCGCGAGTGGGGCGTGACCTACGACGAGGAGGCGCCCGGCGCGCTCACCGCGCCGCGGCCTGCGCCGTCGCCGCGGCGTGTCTACCTGTGCCAGCGCAAGACCAGCCGCATCGGCAAGGACCTCGGCAAGACGACCGGCTGGGTGCACCGCGCGGCGCTCAAGGCCAAGGGGGTAGAACAGCTCGCCGGGGTCGAATACCTCAAGATCGACGACGACGGGCTGCACCTGCGCGTCGGCGACGACTACCGCGTGCTCGGCGTCGACACGGTGGTCGTGTGCGCCGGACAGGAACCTGTGCGCGGGCTCGTCGACCAGCTGGCCGCGCGGGGCGTCACCCACCACGTGATCGGCGGCGCCGACGTCGCCGCCGAACTCGACGCCAAGCGCGCCATCAAACAGGGCACCGAGGTGGCGGCCGCGATCTGAGCCGGTCACGCGCGTGGAAGCGACCGACGTCCTGCAGCTGGCTTTCCCCATAACCGCGGAACGCTGAACAAGGGAGAATCCGGATACACAGGCGGTCATTAATTCTAGATGCTAGAATTCGCGTGTCCATCGCCTGACCGCACCGTGACCGGGTCCGGTGCGGTTCCGCGGAACTCTCGCCAGCGAAGGAACCGGACCATGACGTCCACCTCGAGCGCCGCGCGCCACCCGACCACCCACACCGCGCGCAGGCGCCGACGCCGGTGGCGGCACGGGGGTGCCATCGCCGCCACGACGGCGTTGGCCTTCGCATCGTCGATCGCACCCCCGCTGACCTCCGCACTCCCGGCCGCCGAAGCGTCTCCCGTTCCGGGCGCGCCACCGGAGGACGGAAGCATGCCACCGCCCGGCGCGAACGACTGGAGCTGCGAACCGACGGCCGAGCATCCGCGCGCGGTCGTGCTGGTGCACGGGACCTACAGCAACCAGGACACCTGGAACGCCATGTCCCCGGCGCTCAAGGCCGAAGGGTTCTGCGTCTTCACCCTGAACTACGGCCGGGACCTCTCGAGCGTGGCCGGCCGGATCCCGGGATACTTCGCGACCGCCGACATCGCAGAGTCCGCGGGGCAGCTCGCCGAGTTCGTGGACAGGGTCCTCGCCGCGACCGGGACCGTCCGGGTGGACATGGTGGCGCATTCGCAAGGCGCACCGATGAGTCGGCAGTATCTGCGATTCAACGGCGGCACGAATGCGCAGGACCCCACGCAGAACAAGGTTCTGCACCTGATAACCATCTCCGGAACCAACCACGGCACCACCATTTCCGGG
This window contains:
- a CDS encoding NADPH-dependent 2,4-dienoyl-CoA reductase; this translates as MTAYPALFSPLDLGFTTLRNRVVMGSMHTGLEDRAKHIGRLAEFYAERARGGAGLIVTGGYAPNHEGWLIPFGAMMTSHQHARRHRKITDAVHAEGGKIALQLLHAGRYSYWPLSVSASAVKSPINPFRPRALSGRGIEKVIRDFARSARLARSAGYDGVEIMGGEGYFINQFLAERVNKRSDRWGGSAENRRRIAVAIARAVREAVGADFIVMFRLSMADLVSGGQTWAEITALARELESAGVTIINTDIGWHEARVPTIVTSVPRAAFVDFTERLAKEVGIPVCASNRINMPETAEEILTSSAVELVSLARPMLADPEWARKASAGRADEINTCIACNQACLDHTFENKTASCLVNPRACHETILTLGPTRSTKSVAVVGAGPAGLAAATTLAERGHAVTLFEASDRIGGQFEIARRIPGKEEFAETIRFFTRRIAITGVELRLGTRAGIDDLAGFDEVVVATGVAPRIPRIEGIDHPKAVTYSELVLGGRTAGGSVAVIGAGGIGVDVSEFLTHDASPTLDLDEWMREWGVTYDEEAPGALTAPRPAPSPRRVYLCQRKTSRIGKDLGKTTGWVHRAALKAKGVEQLAGVEYLKIDDDGLHLRVGDDYRVLGVDTVVVCAGQEPVRGLVDQLAARGVTHHVIGGADVAAELDAKRAIKQGTEVAAAI
- a CDS encoding alpha/beta hydrolase, which gives rise to MRALDISSVRAAANAADTGAVRLAAARDDVERSARRLFGSWCGAAAEVARGSVRSAESRGDAAAGREHRVGACLADAYERLRIARSEVLGEVQEAVVEGVFVDEASAAVRVSWHHPELESKARLAAIRITEALDGFAAVDADAAAAVDAAMSRTDPVRAAGWGDGGVGALSAMTAAAGAAPTVPSGTPADNREYWRSLGHGEQAELIAVRPAAVGALDGIPADARHRANMHLLDTEEDRLEREADRARRAHADAQLTRARAKLRDLETVRTVMAANPAARLMTLDMRGGARGRAAVAVGDPDTAEHLAVTTPGVNTTVEGSLATMVDEAEVLRAAAAAQIADGAAPNPGGAADDIAAIAWIGYDAPQLPGDDPAELASGLMDTVTPGTARDGAARLAPFLDGLQAASQHPDPHITALGHSYGSITTSLALQNPAIGGAVDDVVFYGSPGVMADDPGDLGLAPHHAYVLEADDDEIADIGALESPSAPALTRVLDQFGPDPGALSSFVQLSADEATAPDGRHLDGASEHGDYTRPGPDGGLRTSTYNMAAVVSGRTGNLIRR
- a CDS encoding esterase/lipase family protein, giving the protein MTSTSSAARHPTTHTARRRRRRWRHGGAIAATTALAFASSIAPPLTSALPAAEASPVPGAPPEDGSMPPPGANDWSCEPTAEHPRAVVLVHGTYSNQDTWNAMSPALKAEGFCVFTLNYGRDLSSVAGRIPGYFATADIAESAGQLAEFVDRVLAATGTVRVDMVAHSQGAPMSRQYLRFNGGTNAQDPTQNKVLHLITISGTNHGTTISGLTNLVAGNQLAVDLVEPVVGEATVQQLAGSRFITHLNADGDTQPGVHYTAIGDEVDLVSTPPEATFLTAGPGATVRNVWVQSLCPDDTTRHGRMPFDPAAIFIVLSTLSPGYADTHQVTCPAPDPSSLPIPVSLPIPAPTPVAAAVPGR
- a CDS encoding universal stress protein, with translation MTQQRAGDEGSSVGVFAAVDGSTAALGAARWAALHARCHARPLTIGCAVQLPVPSGEAGSARTDFLDALRKRCERALDRAQEVARGVLGPDHRVTTRLREGPPTPAILDLAGDADLVVLGDRGLGESPERAAGSVTSALIAYGARPVAVVRGWTGAEESLGAGPIVVGVDGSPHCTAALEFGLAEAQARGADLEVVHAWSDVPLTGLDEPHLQWESIQEREDAVLAESLAGWQERFPGVTIRREVVHDRPVRHLLGHADDAQLLVVGHRGRGGFTGMMVGSTSRALLHSAPCPLVVVRDPGER
- a CDS encoding PadR family transcriptional regulator: MALEHAILVALSERAGSGYELARRFDKSIGFFYGASHQQIYRTLKRMAADDWVTCEAVPQSGRPDKKVYAVGGPGAAELRDWLTRPSDLSTIRDELSVKIRAASHGDASAVLAEVRRHRTEHRARLEAYRRMLAKDFPDPHALAPLQLHQFLVLRGGIRIEESLVEWCDEVSSALDGTVLDGAETVRP
- the thpD gene encoding ectoine hydroxylase, with the translated sequence MRWIDRPHSVVWSEGRDGAADGPLSAGELRGHEEKGYTVVPGLLSPAEVQQYWSELERLTGDPALVEDHRVVREPGSGAIRSIFEVHRISGMISGLARDPRVLGAARQILGSDVYIHQSRINYMPGFEGNGFYWHSDFETWHAEDGLPTPRAVSLSIALTDNYPFNGGLMVMPGSHRHFVPGQGETPSDNHRRSLVMQNVGVPGHDDVTELAAEYGIDQFTGAAGAGLWFDSNIMHGSGNNITPYPRSNIFLVFNSVDNAPVDPFEAEAPRPAHIAARDTTPIPRRGAR